The Xenopus laevis strain J_2021 chromosome 5L, Xenopus_laevis_v10.1, whole genome shotgun sequence genome has a segment encoding these proteins:
- the rnpepl1.L gene encoding aminopeptidase RNPEPL1, which yields MASATTCPALCCCRRPLRTRPVTGSPVAPVPPDPASASSFQLYRLHHFHLGLELRPETRELAGCLVLELSCLLPGGPALVLDTHPATRVSSVRCRRTGGGEGESSECAYHQASYTSSLSKDCAHYNECSWSLEETADLPSEDCLALPTSPCSPQTSEGLWYVTPESPLPNLPPSRVSPVVTPEPLDLSVSQPLAPSSLMDSSNDKASPSLNGHCPPSNASRLGCLNPQPSLYGCPLPADFPFHSSCCSLSPDSIVSFMPEGNGVTPATNPNLPSVDLLPNTLSAPCVLYSANNSVPPYSTCCFPLDFRVEEFTDYGSALNISVPENLRTNETFQVIVHYVTGEGPAVWWLDPDLSYGGSQLFVFTQGHSVCNRSFFPCFDTPAVKCTYSASVKAPAGIQVLMSCTHSYFIEEIGVSHFYMEHPVPAYLVALTAGHLLPADIGPRSRVWAEPGVLQLAVGKLAGRVEQWLQAAENLYGPYIWGRYDIVFLPPSFPIVAMENPCLTFVICSILDSEDFLLIDVIHEIAHGWFGNAVTNASWEEMWLSEGLATYAQRRITTRVYGAAFTCLESNFRLEALHRQIRILGHDTPLSRLQAKLDPGVNPSNLMNLFTYEKGFCFVHYLSQLCGDPDNFDSFLRDYIEKFKFRSVVAHELLESYLHFFPHLRDETTGRSEGLEFDRWLNAPGPPLSQPDLSQGSVFTAPVETLTQLWMSEPLDVEAASSFANISDWQTFQTVLFLDKLLDKSPLRPEVMMQLSLCYSADLATMNTEIRIRWLQIVVRNNYQPDLPQVRHFLLCQTSRMYTIPLYEDLSSGPLKSCALEIFYQTHGRLHPNLRKTIQQILAQGGSAVQPESAVPVLATELCAQNPTSLRDVNVTA from the exons ATGGCCTCAGCCACTACTTGCCCCGCTCTCTGCTGCTGCCGCCGCCCTCTGCGCACTCGGCCTGTCACGGGCAGTCCTGTTGCCCCTGTCCCCCCAGACCCCGCGTCGGCCTCCAGTTTTCAGCTTTACCGCTTACACCACTTCCATCTGGGCCTGGAGCTGCGACCGGAGACCCGGGAGTTGGCCGGTTGTTTAGTGTTGGAACTCAGCTGCCTCCTGCCAGGAGGACCGGCTCTTGTCCTGGACACACACCCAGCAACCAGGGTCAGTTCCGTAAGGTGCCGAAGAACAGGGGGAGGAGAGGGAGAGAGCAGCGAGTGCGCCTATCATCAGGCCTCCTACACCAGCTCACTGAGCAAGGACTGTGCCCATTATAACGAGTGCTCCTGGTCTCTGGAAGAAACTGCTGATCTTCCTTCTGAAGACTGTCTGGCACTTCCTACGTCACCCTGTAGCCCCCAGACATCTGAAGGTTTGTGGTATGTGACTCCCGAGTCTCCCTTGCCAAATCTGCCTCCTTCAAGGGTCTCTCCTGTGGTAACCCCGGAACCCCTCGACCTGTCTGTCTCACAGCCACTTGCACCTAGTTCTCTCATGGACTCGTCTAATGACAAGGCCTCGCCATCTTTAAATGGCCACTGTCCTCCATCAAATGCTTCCAGGCTTGGGTGCCTAAATCCCCAGCCCTCCTTATATGGCTGTCCTCTGCCTGCTGATTTTCCATTCCATTCCTCATGTTGTTCTTTATCCCCAGACTCCATTGTTTCCTTTATGCCCGAGGGCAACGGTGTTACACCTGCCACCAACCCAAACTTGCCCTCTGTGGACCTGCTGCCCAATACTCTCAGTGCCCCGTGTGTTCTTTATAGTGCCAATAACTCCGTGCCCCCTTATTCTACGTGTTGCTTCCCATTGGACTTCAGGGTTGAAGAGTTCACAGACTATGGTTCTGCACTTAACATCTCTGTGCCCGAAAACCTACGAACCAATGAAACGTTCCAGGTTATTGTTCACTATGTCACTGGCGAAGGTCCTGCG GTATGGTGGTTGGATCCCGATCTTTCCTATGGAGGCTCCCAGCTGTTTGTCTTCACTCAGGGACACTCTGTCTGCAACCGCTCCTTCTTCCCCTGCTTTGATACTCCAGCTGTCAAGTGTACTTACTCTGCCTCCGTCAAG GCTCCTGCTGGAATTCAAGTACTCATGAGTTGCACTCATAGTTATTTCATAGAGGAGATAGGTGTCTCTCACTTCTACATGGAGCATCCTGTTCCTGCATACTTGGTGGCACTAACAGCCGGTCACCTTCTACCTGCAGACATCGGTCCCAG GAGTCGCGTATGGGCTGAACCCGGTGTACTACAGTTAGCAGTGGGGAAGCTGGCTGGCCGAGTAGAACAATGGCTGCAAGCAGCAGAGAATCTTTATGGTCCGTATATTTGGGGAAG GTATGATATAGTCTTCCTGCCCCCTTCCTTCCCAATTGTTGCTATGGAAAATCCATGCCTGACCTTCGTTATCTGCTCCATTCTGGATAGCGAGGACTTCCTGCTTATAGATGTCATTCATGAAATTGCACATGGCTGGTTTGGAAATGCAGTGACAAATGCAAGTTGGGAGGAAATGTGGTTGAGCGAGGGCCTAGCAACCTATGCCCAGCGTCGCATCACTACTCGAGTATATG GTGCTGCTTTTACTTGCTTAGAATCCAACTTCCGCCTGGAAGCTCTACATAGACAGATCCGAATCCTTGGCCATGATACTCCATTGAGCAGATTACAGGCCAAACTGGATCCAG GTGTGAACCCAAGTAACCTTATGAACTTATTCACTTATGAGAAGGGCTTCTGCTTTGTGCACTATCTGTCGCAGTTATGCGGAGATCCAGACAACTTTGATTCCTTTCTCAGG GATTACATTGAGAAATTCAAGTTCCGCAGTGTTGTGGCACATGAACTTCTAGAGTCTTACCTTCACTTTTTTCCCCATTTGAGAGATGAAACCACAGGAAGAAGTGAAG GTCTGGAGTTTGATCGTTGGTTAAATGCCCCAGGACCTCCCCTTTCCCAGCCAGATTTGTCTCAGGGATCAGTATTCACAGCACCTGTGGAGACCCTCACTCAGCTTTGGATGTCTGAACCTCTGGATGTTGAAGCTGCTTCTTCATTTGCCAATATCTCAGACTGGCAAACCTTTCAAACCGTGCTTTTTTTAGACAAGCTACTTGATAAATCTCCGCTACGACCAG AGGTAATGATGCAACTATCCCTGTGTTATTCTGCTGATTTGGCTACAATGAATACCGAAATTAGGATCCGATGGTTGCAGATTGTGGTGAGGAACAATTATCAACCAGATTTGCCCCAAGTACGTCACTTCCTGCTCTGCCAG ACGTCCAGGATGTACACAATCCCGCTGTACGAGGACCTAAGCTCTGGGCCTTTAAAATCGTGTGCTCTAGAAATCTTTTATCAGACTCATGGAAGGCTGCACCCAAACCTTCGCAAAACTATACAGCAAATCCTGGCTCAGGGTGGCTCAGCAGTGCAGCCGGAATCTGCTGTCCCTGTCCTGGCAACGGAGCTCTGTGCCCAAAATCCAACCTCTCTCAGGGACGTGAATGTTACAGCGTGA